A window from Dehalobacter sp. DCA encodes these proteins:
- a CDS encoding DUF6544 family protein, which yields MITLGVVTGILAAIILLAVIYFIQPYSSLKSDFNKTAAQLISETQPETEMFSQQDIADLPEPVQKYFNHCGYIGTSKMSWMKTEFKDVPFSTGVDKATLTIDYTQYNFVETPNRLAFIDSAMYGIPFQGFDSYNQGVGSMKGVIAKAFTLFDQKGVEMDEACLATVLAESLYVPNIALQGYITWEAIDDTHAKASITSFGISASGIFTFNETGEMLEFTTNDRMAVGFDGSKQSIPWSAVYEGYERNENGIFKPTILKAVWHYPEGDLVYFNGKILSSTTYLH from the coding sequence ATGATAACGTTAGGTGTTGTTACAGGTATTCTTGCAGCGATTATTTTGCTGGCCGTCATTTACTTTATCCAACCTTATTCGTCTTTAAAATCAGACTTTAATAAGACGGCTGCCCAGCTTATTTCCGAGACCCAACCGGAAACAGAAATGTTTTCGCAGCAGGATATTGCTGATCTGCCTGAGCCTGTACAAAAATATTTTAACCACTGCGGCTATATCGGTACTTCCAAAATGTCCTGGATGAAAACCGAATTTAAAGATGTACCTTTCTCCACCGGCGTGGATAAGGCAACGCTTACCATTGACTATACGCAGTACAACTTTGTTGAAACGCCGAACCGCTTGGCTTTCATTGACAGTGCGATGTACGGAATACCTTTTCAGGGCTTCGACAGTTACAATCAGGGCGTGGGCTCCATGAAAGGTGTAATCGCCAAAGCCTTTACGCTGTTTGACCAAAAGGGTGTCGAAATGGATGAGGCCTGTCTGGCAACGGTGCTCGCAGAGAGTTTGTATGTACCGAACATTGCCTTACAAGGCTACATCACTTGGGAAGCGATTGACGATACGCATGCCAAAGCGTCGATTACTTCCTTCGGTATAAGCGCGAGCGGCATCTTTACCTTCAATGAAACGGGAGAAATGCTTGAATTTACCACCAATGACCGAATGGCTGTAGGTTTTGACGGCAGTAAGCAAAGCATCCCCTGGTCGGCGGTATATGAAGGTTATGAGAGGAATGAGAACGGCATCTTCAAACCGACCATTTTAAAGGCAGTCTGGCATTATCCGGAAGGTGATCTGGTTTATTTTAACGGGAAAATTTTATCTTCAACAACGTATCTTCATTAA
- a CDS encoding MarR family transcriptional regulator, whose amino-acid sequence MMNELEQQANIFGTIFVLSNRLQVLGDAFDKNITIKQWLFLVSVAHFEEPPTVSEAADYIGYSRQNAKRLAATLEESGFITISKDKNDARALRIALTPKFNTYFGERRQRELAFMQKLFNGFDPELTDGFYQGLVKLGHNIEMMENENEEIKE is encoded by the coding sequence ATGATGAACGAACTGGAACAACAGGCTAATATTTTCGGAACCATCTTTGTATTGTCAAACAGGCTGCAGGTACTTGGGGATGCTTTTGATAAGAATATTACCATTAAGCAGTGGCTTTTTTTAGTCAGTGTAGCCCATTTTGAAGAACCGCCGACGGTTAGCGAAGCAGCTGATTACATCGGTTATTCCAGGCAGAATGCCAAACGCCTGGCAGCGACGCTCGAAGAAAGCGGATTTATAACCATCTCCAAAGACAAAAATGATGCCAGAGCTTTGAGAATTGCACTCACCCCAAAATTCAACACCTATTTTGGGGAACGGAGACAGAGAGAATTGGCATTCATGCAGAAGCTTTTTAACGGATTTGACCCTGAATTAACAGATGGATTTTACCAAGGGTTAGTCAAGCTCGGCCACAATATCGAAATGATGGAGAATGAAAATGAAGAGATTAAGGAGTAA
- a CDS encoding Nif3-like dinuclear metal center hexameric protein: MAVSVGQVEQLIEKIAPRSWAEDWDNPGLLVGSSAQRVNKMLLTLDGTMEAVEEAVSEKAELIVSHHPLLFKPLKNLRMDNQAALVPLSLFRNGISYYAAHTNLDQSYLSSSLTFAEMLGLQKTEFLETTSTEKLIKIVTFVPEEYVETIRKALTAEGVGSGITDGEHSDAYSECFFQTNGEGMFRALDGAEPTIGKVGELTRVPEIRLESIVEERSLGRAVKALHKAHPYEEPAYDLIPLRNTGKPRGYGVIGTLLKPVRLADLWEGFLKQLTEKYGHDCSSVRLAGDPDRKIKKIAILNGSGSSFVAKAAFKGADLYITGEIGYHNVLDCLESGMAVGELGHFLSEIPMIHALYDYIRADRTMDDVELVISATSKIPWLERG, from the coding sequence ATGGCTGTATCAGTAGGCCAGGTTGAACAACTCATCGAAAAGATAGCGCCGCGTTCCTGGGCAGAAGACTGGGACAATCCCGGACTCCTGGTCGGCAGCAGCGCCCAGCGAGTCAATAAGATGCTACTGACGCTGGACGGAACCATGGAAGCCGTCGAAGAAGCTGTTTCGGAAAAAGCTGAACTGATTGTTTCCCACCACCCGCTGCTGTTTAAACCGCTGAAAAATCTCCGAATGGACAACCAGGCGGCATTGGTCCCCCTTTCGCTTTTCCGCAATGGGATCTCATATTATGCTGCCCACACGAATCTGGATCAGTCGTATTTGTCATCGAGCCTGACGTTTGCGGAAATGCTCGGACTGCAGAAAACAGAGTTCCTGGAAACCACCTCTACTGAGAAACTAATCAAGATCGTCACTTTTGTTCCGGAAGAATACGTCGAGACTATCCGGAAGGCTCTGACCGCCGAAGGCGTCGGCAGTGGAATTACCGATGGCGAGCACAGTGATGCCTACAGCGAATGTTTCTTCCAGACGAACGGTGAAGGCATGTTCCGGGCGCTGGACGGAGCCGAGCCAACTATAGGAAAAGTCGGAGAGCTGACCAGAGTACCCGAGATCCGGCTCGAGAGCATTGTCGAAGAGCGCAGCCTTGGCAGAGCGGTTAAAGCTTTGCATAAGGCACATCCGTATGAAGAACCCGCTTACGACCTGATACCACTCCGGAATACCGGAAAACCCAGAGGATACGGGGTGATCGGAACATTACTGAAACCTGTCAGACTAGCCGATTTGTGGGAAGGATTTCTGAAACAGCTTACGGAGAAGTATGGCCATGACTGTTCTTCAGTGCGATTGGCAGGAGATCCTGACAGAAAGATCAAAAAAATTGCCATTTTAAATGGCAGCGGAAGCAGTTTTGTGGCGAAGGCTGCCTTTAAAGGCGCTGATTTATATATCACAGGAGAGATCGGCTACCATAACGTGCTGGATTGTCTCGAATCAGGTATGGCCGTCGGTGAGCTCGGGCATTTTCTTAGCGAAATCCCAATGATCCATGCGCTTTACGATTATATTAGAGCCGATCGAACAATGGATGACGTAGAACTGGTTATCAGCGCGACGAGCAAAATACCGTGGTTGGAACGTGGATAA
- a CDS encoding tRNA (adenine(22)-N(1))-methyltransferase, whose protein sequence is MITLRNTMVSEQQDNKLENKTAIKLGSRLETIASLVPAGARVGDIGTDHAYLPVYLVQAGVICQAVGVDVHRGPYESAVENVKAYGLQGNIQIRHGDGLIPLESGEVDTLVIAGMGGVTILEILATKPDVLQSVRTLILQPQGAENRVRFGLLSEGWRLSEECLTEEDGRLYTVICLSRSEGLDREEVEQRMKQVIQDIAADCTGVPALEAAKDLEQTLRNFIWQFGPLIIERKEPRLNDIIADTTSNLRRVVLEMMRTNRAAVSQRAEQMRQEIAMMEVIKRWLYQ, encoded by the coding sequence ATGATAACATTGAGGAATACAATGGTTTCAGAACAGCAAGATAATAAGCTGGAAAATAAAACGGCCATAAAGCTTGGCTCCCGCCTGGAGACAATTGCGTCACTGGTGCCAGCCGGCGCCAGAGTCGGGGATATCGGTACGGACCACGCCTATCTGCCTGTCTATCTGGTACAGGCCGGAGTGATTTGCCAGGCTGTCGGGGTAGATGTCCACAGAGGGCCTTATGAATCTGCTGTCGAAAATGTTAAAGCCTATGGACTACAGGGCAACATCCAGATCCGGCACGGAGACGGACTAATTCCGCTGGAGTCCGGAGAAGTCGATACATTGGTCATTGCCGGTATGGGCGGCGTGACGATCCTCGAAATACTCGCCACGAAGCCGGACGTACTGCAGAGCGTTCGGACATTGATCCTTCAGCCGCAGGGCGCAGAAAACAGGGTCAGATTCGGACTGCTTTCCGAGGGTTGGAGGCTGAGTGAAGAATGTCTGACAGAAGAAGACGGCAGGCTGTATACCGTCATTTGCCTGTCCCGCTCAGAAGGTCTGGATAGAGAGGAAGTCGAACAGCGGATGAAGCAGGTCATTCAGGATATTGCCGCGGACTGTACCGGAGTGCCTGCGTTGGAAGCAGCGAAGGATCTGGAACAGACACTGCGTAATTTTATCTGGCAGTTCGGACCGCTGATCATCGAACGCAAAGAACCCCGATTAAACGACATCATTGCCGACACCACGAGCAATCTCAGAAGAGTCGTTTTGGAAATGATGCGCACAAACAGGGCTGCAGTTTCCCAGAGAGCAGAACAGATGAGGCAGGAAATCGCCATGATGGAGGTAATAAAAAGATGGCTGTATCAGTAG
- the rpoD gene encoding RNA polymerase sigma factor RpoD, translated as MKKENVSTLIELGKTKGNLTYDEIANALQKVDLSEDQIEEIYDQLSGLGIDVVDDSVEVVIDKETKDLADEIANETDIDLSIPEGVGIDDPVRMYLKEIGRVPLLTAEDEIELALKMEAGDEMAKRRLAEANLRLVVSIAKRYVGRGMLFLDLIQEGNLGLIKAVEKFDYRKGFKFSTYATWWIRQAITRAIADQARTIRIPVHMVETINKLIRVNRQLLQELGRDPTPDETAKVMEIPEERVREILKIAQEPVSLETPIGEEEDSHLGDFIPDEDAPAPSEAASFILLKEQLEEVLETLTPREEKVLRLRFGLDDGRTRTLEEVGQEFGVTRERIRQIEAKALRKLRHPSRSKKLKDYLD; from the coding sequence ATGAAAAAGGAAAATGTCTCGACTTTAATTGAGCTGGGCAAAACCAAGGGTAATCTTACCTATGATGAGATTGCCAATGCTTTGCAGAAGGTCGACCTTTCTGAGGACCAGATTGAGGAGATCTATGACCAGCTGAGCGGGCTCGGCATTGATGTTGTTGACGACAGCGTCGAAGTGGTTATCGACAAAGAAACAAAAGATCTTGCCGACGAGATCGCTAATGAAACAGACATTGACCTTTCCATTCCTGAAGGTGTGGGGATCGACGATCCCGTCAGGATGTACCTGAAGGAGATCGGCCGGGTTCCTTTGCTGACAGCGGAAGATGAGATTGAACTGGCTCTCAAGATGGAGGCCGGGGATGAAATGGCCAAGCGCCGTCTGGCGGAAGCAAACCTGCGTCTGGTGGTCAGTATTGCCAAGCGCTATGTGGGCCGCGGCATGCTTTTCCTGGACCTGATCCAAGAGGGCAATCTTGGTCTGATTAAAGCTGTGGAAAAATTTGATTACCGCAAAGGCTTTAAATTCAGTACGTATGCAACCTGGTGGATCAGACAGGCCATCACGCGCGCGATCGCCGACCAGGCCAGAACGATCCGCATACCGGTTCATATGGTCGAAACGATTAATAAACTGATCCGGGTCAACAGACAGCTCCTGCAGGAACTGGGCCGCGATCCAACCCCGGATGAAACAGCCAAGGTCATGGAGATACCGGAAGAACGTGTTCGGGAGATCTTGAAGATCGCTCAGGAACCTGTTTCTTTGGAAACACCGATCGGGGAAGAGGAAGATTCCCACCTCGGAGATTTTATTCCCGACGAGGATGCTCCGGCTCCCTCTGAAGCCGCGTCATTCATCCTGCTCAAGGAACAGCTTGAAGAGGTCCTTGAGACGCTCACCCCGAGAGAAGAGAAAGTCCTCAGACTGCGTTTCGGACTCGACGACGGACGCACCAGGACCTTGGAGGAAGTCGGCCAGGAATTCGGCGTAACCAGAGAAAGAATCAGGCAGATCGAGGCCAAGGCGCTGCGCAAGCTCCGCCATCCAAGCCGCAGCAAAAAATTGAAGGATTATTTAGACTAA
- the dnaG gene encoding DNA primase: MDHKISEDFIEEVRRQADIVEIISEHVVLKRTGKNYQGLCPFHSEKTPSFNVNPDRQMFYCFGCHTGGNIFSFLMKKEGLAFIEALKKVAGKYGMELPERELSSEERKNEAQRSRWREIHEWAAGYYHDVLLHRPEGQDGLAYFEHRGIGPEVIQDFRLGFAPDRWDGLIRELADKGVAPEELAEFGLAVRRETSEQGISYYDRFRNRVIYTILDVKGAPIAFGGRVLDDSTPKYLNSPETKFFHKGRNLYGIHLASRGIREAGYSLLLEGYMDTIAAQRAGFTNAVASLGTALTKDQSRLLKKYSGKIVIGYDSDKAGIQAALRAGEILLDEGLNIQVLLFEDAKDPDEFLKKHTVAEFRKKLENTITFIEFKYKMLIRDTPLRTIPDKAELIRKLAPDILKVSSVVEKEGYERYLSLELGLTLEAVQHEIDSLTKKTRENRGNSEIFSQQQDISVKKRNTIEGTDIDSSQESYVHLGVFRAEQTILRIILENPNYKNQVADNLDKEFWRLQEHRYIFENFPENSLNLINNDSWYEKVQRRLAEIYELSIDFDKADMLLKDCIALIKETKKKETIEDLQAKMILLEKTGDMAGALALLQEIGERLKRGEK; encoded by the coding sequence ATGGATCATAAAATATCTGAGGATTTTATCGAAGAAGTACGCCGCCAAGCTGACATTGTTGAAATTATCTCTGAACATGTGGTGCTGAAACGTACGGGCAAAAACTATCAAGGGCTTTGTCCGTTTCATTCTGAAAAGACGCCGAGTTTCAATGTAAATCCCGATCGTCAGATGTTCTACTGTTTTGGCTGCCACACCGGCGGAAATATTTTTTCTTTCCTGATGAAGAAAGAAGGCTTAGCCTTCATCGAAGCTTTGAAGAAGGTAGCCGGGAAGTATGGGATGGAGCTGCCGGAAAGAGAGCTTTCTTCGGAGGAAAGGAAGAACGAAGCCCAGCGCAGCCGCTGGCGGGAGATTCATGAGTGGGCTGCCGGCTACTACCACGACGTGCTTCTGCATCGTCCCGAAGGACAGGATGGACTGGCTTACTTTGAACACAGAGGGATTGGCCCCGAAGTCATCCAGGATTTCCGTCTTGGGTTTGCGCCGGACAGGTGGGATGGTTTGATCAGGGAGCTTGCAGACAAAGGAGTCGCACCGGAAGAACTGGCTGAATTCGGGCTCGCTGTCCGTAGGGAAACCAGTGAGCAGGGAATCAGTTATTACGACAGATTCCGCAACAGAGTGATTTATACCATCCTCGATGTCAAAGGGGCTCCGATTGCTTTTGGCGGAAGGGTGCTCGATGATTCTACACCTAAATATCTGAATTCACCGGAAACAAAATTTTTTCATAAAGGACGCAATCTTTACGGCATTCATCTGGCTTCCCGGGGAATCAGGGAGGCAGGGTATTCTTTGCTCCTTGAAGGGTATATGGATACAATCGCAGCGCAGAGAGCAGGCTTCACAAATGCTGTCGCCTCACTCGGAACCGCCCTGACTAAGGATCAGTCCAGGCTGCTTAAAAAATATTCAGGCAAGATCGTAATCGGCTATGACTCGGATAAGGCGGGGATTCAGGCAGCCCTGCGGGCTGGTGAGATCCTTCTTGATGAAGGCCTGAACATTCAGGTGCTGCTGTTTGAGGATGCCAAGGATCCCGATGAATTCCTGAAAAAGCACACCGTCGCTGAATTCCGCAAGAAGCTCGAAAATACCATCACTTTCATCGAGTTTAAATATAAAATGCTGATCCGGGACACCCCCCTGCGGACCATACCGGATAAAGCAGAGCTGATCAGAAAGCTTGCTCCCGATATCCTTAAAGTTTCAAGCGTAGTTGAGAAAGAAGGATATGAAAGATATCTAAGTCTGGAGCTCGGTCTCACGCTCGAAGCAGTTCAGCACGAGATCGACAGCTTGACGAAGAAAACCAGAGAAAACAGGGGCAATTCCGAAATTTTTTCGCAACAACAGGATATTTCTGTAAAAAAAAGAAATACTATAGAAGGGACGGACATTGACAGTTCTCAGGAATCTTATGTCCATTTAGGAGTTTTCCGGGCTGAACAGACCATTCTCAGAATCATCCTGGAGAATCCCAATTATAAAAATCAAGTAGCTGACAACCTGGATAAGGAATTTTGGAGGCTGCAGGAACATAGATATATCTTCGAGAATTTCCCGGAAAACAGTTTGAATCTTATCAATAATGATAGCTGGTATGAGAAGGTTCAAAGGCGTCTTGCCGAAATATATGAATTGTCCATCGATTTCGATAAAGCCGATATGCTCCTTAAGGACTGCATTGCTTTGATTAAGGAGACAAAGAAGAAAGAGACGATCGAAGATTTGCAGGCCAAAATGATTTTATTGGAAAAAACTGGAGATATGGCTGGGGCGCTTGCCCTGCTCCAGGAGATAGGAGAGCGGTTGAAACGTGGCGAGAAATAA
- a CDS encoding deoxyguanosinetriphosphate triphosphohydrolase: MSQSIRLRTEEHEFQRLSPLAAKSAEARRAREEVECSVRTRFQRDRDRILHSKPFRRLKHKTQVYIAPVGDHYRTRMTHSLEVAQICRTIGRALSLNEDLIEAISLGHDVGHTPFGHVGEETLASLIGHFEHNEQSVRIYTVLTGNGEGLNLTEQVLDGILHHTGPGMPNTLEGQIVRIGDRIAYLCHDFDDALRAEILSVNDLPATIRKEIGSSTSEMITTMVLDMIQASEGKDTICQSAEISAIMKEFRDFMFERVYYSSSLQEERSKSRLILGILFDYYLHHPEILPEDYLRWTGGDLKQAITDYVAGLTDNYAISIFKHLFIPKE; encoded by the coding sequence ATGTCCCAGTCGATCAGGTTAAGAACGGAGGAACATGAATTTCAGCGGCTCTCGCCTCTGGCAGCGAAAAGTGCCGAAGCAAGGAGAGCGAGAGAAGAAGTCGAATGTAGCGTTCGAACCAGGTTTCAACGAGACAGGGACAGAATTTTGCACAGCAAGCCTTTTCGCCGTCTGAAACACAAAACGCAGGTCTATATTGCTCCTGTCGGAGATCACTATCGAACCAGGATGACGCACAGCCTGGAAGTCGCACAGATCTGCCGGACTATTGGCCGGGCGCTGAGCTTAAACGAAGATCTGATTGAGGCAATTTCCCTGGGTCACGATGTCGGTCATACACCTTTTGGACACGTCGGAGAAGAAACGCTGGCCTCCCTGATCGGCCATTTTGAACACAATGAACAATCGGTCAGGATCTACACTGTCCTTACCGGAAACGGCGAGGGCCTAAACCTCACGGAGCAGGTTCTGGACGGAATTCTACACCATACTGGTCCTGGGATGCCCAATACATTGGAGGGGCAGATTGTAAGGATTGGAGACAGGATTGCCTATCTCTGCCACGATTTTGACGATGCTTTGCGCGCTGAGATTCTGTCCGTGAACGACCTTCCGGCCACGATCAGAAAAGAGATCGGCTCCAGCACCAGCGAAATGATCACGACCATGGTCCTCGATATGATTCAGGCTTCCGAAGGCAAGGACACGATTTGTCAGTCCGCAGAAATCTCCGCAATCATGAAAGAATTCCGCGACTTCATGTTTGAGAGAGTATACTACAGTAGCTCACTGCAGGAGGAACGCAGCAAAAGCCGATTGATTTTGGGAATTCTTTTCGATTACTACCTGCATCACCCGGAAATTCTGCCTGAAGATTATCTGAGATGGACAGGGGGAGATCTGAAACAAGCCATCACTGACTATGTTGCGGGTCTGACAGACAACTATGCCATCAGCATCTTCAAACATCTTTTTATTCCTAAAGAGTAG
- the ppdK gene encoding pyruvate, phosphate dikinase, protein MVDKKYVYLFREGSADMKNLLGGKGANLAEMTNIGLNVPQGFTITTEACLEYYDCGEQLPGGLWEQILPAIQDVEKASGKKFGDPENPLLVSVRSGARVSMPGMMDTILNLGLNEGTASGVSKATGNERFAFDCYRRFIQMFGDVVLGIASHKFENILEEVKEKQGVTFDSELSPESLKGLVVKFKALVKQETGVPFPDDPYEQLKEAITAVFKSWNNHRAIVYRKANGIPDSYGTAVNVQSMVFGNMGNDSGTGVAFTRNPSTGEKHLYGEYLMNAQGEDVVAGIRTPLSIDSLQNDNPEIYRQFSEIAKNLETHYKNMQDIEFTIEKGRLYILQTRNGKCTISAAIRIAVELSQEGLITKEEAVERIDPHQLEKLLHRRIDDAAKLDVVATGLPASPGAASGKIIFSADEAEKLGQAGEKVILVGTETTPDDIHGMLAAQGILTSRGGMTSHAAVVARHMGKPAVCGCDALKINLADKIFMIGDDAYPEGTEITIDGATGRVIRGTVPMKDPDLSGEFQKILEWSDGIRKLQVMANADNPPDAAKAREFGAQGIGLCRTEHMFMDPARIPIVQKMILAQTLPEREAALVELLPMQEGDFYGILKAMHGLPVTIRLLDPPLHEFLPNGEELALEIQELKLTANLEDEKVQKEIKAKEVLLKKVRGLQEMNPMLGHRGCRLGISYPEIYAMQSRAIFKAAARLVKEGVDVRPHVKIPLVIHHKELEILRKQTEEIAQEIIKTEGVKINYQIGTMIEVPRAALTADEIAPFAEFFSFGTNDLTQTVLGFSRDDAEGKFLPDYLNQNILANNPFAVLDRDGVGKIMKICVDLGRKANPGIKIGICGEHGGDPSSIEFCQEINLDYVSCSPFRVPIARLGAAQAALKNRA, encoded by the coding sequence ATGGTTGACAAAAAATATGTGTACTTGTTTCGTGAAGGCAGTGCCGACATGAAAAACCTTCTTGGAGGCAAGGGAGCAAACCTGGCTGAAATGACCAACATCGGACTGAATGTCCCGCAAGGCTTTACGATTACCACGGAAGCCTGCCTCGAATACTATGACTGCGGCGAGCAGCTGCCCGGAGGATTATGGGAACAGATCCTTCCCGCGATCCAGGATGTTGAGAAAGCAAGCGGCAAGAAATTTGGCGATCCCGAAAATCCGCTTCTGGTTTCGGTCCGTTCCGGTGCGAGGGTTTCCATGCCCGGGATGATGGATACAATCCTGAACCTCGGTTTGAACGAAGGAACAGCCAGCGGCGTCAGCAAGGCAACAGGCAATGAGAGATTTGCTTTTGACTGCTACAGACGCTTTATCCAGATGTTTGGCGATGTCGTACTTGGAATTGCCAGCCACAAATTTGAGAATATCCTGGAAGAAGTCAAAGAAAAGCAGGGTGTAACGTTCGATTCCGAGCTTTCTCCGGAAAGCCTGAAAGGACTTGTGGTCAAGTTTAAAGCGCTTGTTAAGCAGGAGACCGGCGTACCATTCCCTGATGATCCGTATGAACAGCTTAAGGAAGCGATCACCGCCGTTTTCAAATCCTGGAACAACCACCGGGCGATCGTGTACCGGAAAGCCAATGGTATTCCGGACAGCTACGGCACCGCCGTCAACGTCCAGTCGATGGTATTCGGCAACATGGGTAATGACTCCGGTACGGGCGTGGCTTTTACCCGGAACCCGTCAACCGGTGAAAAGCACTTGTATGGGGAATATTTGATGAATGCCCAGGGTGAAGACGTCGTTGCAGGCATCCGTACACCGCTTTCGATTGACAGCCTGCAAAATGACAATCCTGAAATTTACCGCCAGTTCAGTGAGATTGCCAAAAACCTGGAAACGCATTATAAAAATATGCAAGATATCGAGTTCACGATTGAGAAAGGCAGACTCTACATACTCCAGACCCGTAACGGAAAATGTACGATTTCTGCTGCAATCCGCATTGCTGTTGAACTTAGTCAGGAAGGCCTCATCACCAAAGAAGAAGCAGTCGAGAGAATTGATCCGCATCAGCTGGAAAAACTGCTGCACCGCAGAATCGATGATGCCGCGAAGCTCGATGTTGTAGCGACAGGACTGCCTGCCTCACCTGGAGCAGCTTCCGGCAAGATTATCTTCAGTGCGGATGAAGCCGAAAAGCTTGGCCAGGCCGGAGAAAAAGTCATCCTCGTTGGTACGGAAACCACCCCGGACGATATTCACGGCATGCTTGCAGCCCAAGGGATTCTGACCAGTAGGGGAGGCATGACCAGCCACGCTGCTGTTGTAGCCAGACATATGGGCAAACCTGCAGTCTGTGGTTGTGATGCTTTGAAAATTAACCTTGCCGACAAGATCTTTATGATCGGCGATGATGCTTATCCCGAAGGTACCGAGATTACGATCGACGGCGCAACAGGCAGGGTCATCAGGGGAACTGTTCCGATGAAGGATCCTGACTTAAGCGGTGAATTCCAAAAAATTCTGGAGTGGTCCGATGGAATCAGAAAGCTTCAGGTTATGGCCAATGCCGATAATCCGCCTGATGCCGCCAAAGCAAGAGAATTCGGCGCCCAGGGCATCGGACTTTGCCGGACGGAACACATGTTTATGGATCCTGCCCGTATCCCGATTGTCCAGAAGATGATTCTGGCTCAGACGCTCCCCGAAAGAGAAGCTGCCTTGGTTGAACTTCTGCCGATGCAGGAAGGCGATTTCTACGGCATTTTGAAGGCCATGCACGGACTGCCGGTGACGATCCGTCTGCTGGATCCGCCTCTCCATGAATTCCTGCCAAATGGCGAAGAACTTGCTCTTGAGATTCAGGAATTAAAACTCACGGCCAACCTGGAGGATGAAAAAGTCCAAAAGGAAATCAAGGCTAAAGAGGTTCTGCTAAAGAAAGTCCGCGGTCTCCAGGAGATGAATCCGATGCTCGGCCATCGCGGCTGCCGTCTTGGAATCTCGTATCCGGAAATCTACGCGATGCAGTCCAGAGCTATTTTTAAAGCTGCTGCTAGACTCGTGAAAGAAGGAGTTGACGTGCGTCCGCATGTCAAGATCCCGCTCGTCATTCATCATAAAGAACTTGAAATTTTGCGCAAGCAAACCGAGGAAATCGCTCAGGAAATCATTAAAACCGAAGGCGTCAAGATCAACTACCAAATCGGAACGATGATCGAAGTGCCGAGAGCGGCGCTTACCGCAGACGAAATTGCACCGTTTGCCGAGTTCTTCTCGTTTGGAACCAACGACCTTACCCAGACTGTTTTAGGCTTCTCCCGTGACGACGCCGAAGGCAAATTCCTGCCCGACTATTTGAACCAAAATATCTTGGCCAATAACCCATTTGCAGTCTTAGACCGGGACGGCGTCGGCAAGATCATGAAGATCTGCGTCGATCTCGGACGTAAAGCAAATCCGGGCATCAAAATTGGAATCTGCGGCGAACACGGCGGAGATCCCTCCTCTATCGAATTCTGCCAGGAAATCAACCTGGACTATGTCTCCTGTTCGCCCTTCCGCGTACCGATTGCCCGCTTAGGTGCTGCGCAGGCTGCATTAAAGAATCGCGCTTAA
- a CDS encoding pyruvate, water dikinase regulatory protein → MTDQIPVIYVISDALGETAEFVSRAAAAQFNGIKTKIRRVPYVLDETHIDDILEEAVEEQAILVYTLVLTNLRLYIERRAKEKNLITIDILSPLISALADKTGLDPKNIPNVTHRLDEQYFRKVEAVEFAVKYDDGKDPRGLLYADVVLIGVSRTSKTPLSMYLAHKGIKAANIPLVPEVTPPRELYEVPRNKVFGLILGPEKLNQIRSERLKTLGLGAFADYANLNRIMEELDYAKQIMKKIGCVIIDTTNKAVEETASVILQKVTINGELRKDG, encoded by the coding sequence GTGACCGATCAAATCCCGGTAATTTATGTAATTTCCGATGCGCTGGGAGAGACGGCAGAGTTTGTCAGCAGAGCGGCAGCAGCACAGTTTAACGGAATAAAGACAAAAATTCGCCGGGTGCCTTATGTTCTGGATGAAACGCATATCGATGACATCCTGGAAGAAGCGGTAGAGGAACAGGCAATTCTCGTTTACACGCTGGTCCTGACAAATTTGAGGCTCTACATAGAACGACGGGCCAAGGAAAAAAATCTAATCACCATCGATATTTTGAGTCCACTGATTTCGGCATTGGCTGATAAAACCGGACTTGATCCCAAAAATATACCCAATGTTACGCACCGACTGGATGAACAGTACTTCCGGAAGGTAGAGGCTGTGGAGTTTGCAGTTAAATATGACGATGGCAAGGACCCGCGAGGGCTGCTGTATGCTGATGTCGTCCTAATAGGCGTGTCCCGGACCTCAAAAACACCGCTAAGCATGTACCTTGCCCATAAAGGGATTAAGGCTGCGAATATCCCGCTGGTGCCGGAAGTGACACCGCCCCGGGAACTGTATGAAGTTCCCCGAAATAAAGTCTTCGGGTTAATCTTAGGCCCGGAAAAACTGAACCAAATACGCAGTGAACGGCTGAAAACGCTGGGACTTGGAGCATTTGCCGATTATGCCAATCTGAACAGGATTATGGAAGAGCTCGACTATGCCAAACAGATTATGAAGAAGATTGGCTGTGTAATCATAGATACCACCAATAAAGCGGTCGAAGAAACCGCAAGTGTGATTCTGCAGAAAGTAACAATAAACGGGGAGTTGAGAAAAGATGGTTGA